Proteins found in one Lachancea thermotolerans CBS 6340 chromosome C complete sequence genomic segment:
- the BNA2 gene encoding dioxygenase BNA2 (similar to uniprot|P47125 Saccharomyces cerevisiae YJR078W BNA2 Tryptophan 2 3-dioxygenase required for biosynthesis of nicotinic acid from tryptophan via kynurenine pathway): MSQEIPIPRLEEYGIGASNGFLPTEFPVTKLSDPYYKSWESVVEKLPSLLLSKKIRCVVDRLPILDVKESLLSDVRELRRAYSVLCFITNAYVWGYDEPSDVLPDCVAQPLLKISEKLGLPPLATYASLVLWNFQPIVDDLDLAGDAMDLQNLTTINTFTGGIDESWFYLVSVFFEKVGGKCLSAGLEAIEAVREKNEKTLLKSLEEIAQGIDQLGSLLMRMEEMCDPHVFYYRIRPYLAGWRNMADAGLPKGVKYGLDGQYQQYAGGSNAQSSLIQALDILLGVEHFSMGQKPSQGNSMSAKSGSNPFINEMRKYMPLEHREFLICLTKVSNVKDYVFNHKSNEKLTLAFDACLAMLKSFRDKHIQIVSRYVVLQANKKPLPGKSKTLRSGLSKGQGKKEQKGTGGTSLIPFLKQCRDETGSVAASDWGRKILSTGVLTVQNSSSITGIRKRSSSSEEGEAITTKRVKLGLAGDWGSADDDDDDDIVSRSGGHW, from the coding sequence ATGAGCCAAGAAATCCCTATACCGAGGCTTGAGGAATATGGCATTGGTGCTTCCAATGGATTTTTGCCCACAGAATTTCCTGTAACTAAGCTGTCGGATCCATACTACAAAAGCTGGGAAAGCGTCGTTGAGAAGTTACCTTCCCTGCTGCTTTCGAAAAAAATAAGATGTGTGGTGGACCGCCTGCCTATCCTTGATGTGAAGGAGTCTCTTCTGAGCGACGTCAGAGAGCTCAGGAGGGCCTATTCAGTTCTCTGTTTCATAACCAACGCATACGTGTGGGGCTATGATGAACCTTCTGATGTTCTTCCAGACTGCGTGGCCCAGCCACTGCTTAAAATAAGTGAAAAACTCGGGCTCCCCCCTTTGGCTACTTATGCGTCACTCGTTTTGTGGAACTTCCAGCCTATAGTCGACGACCTCGACCTCGCTGGCGATGCAATGGACCTCCAAAACTTGACAACTATCAATACATTTACGGGCGGGATAGACGAAAGCTGGTTCTACCTGGTAAGCGTTTTTTTCGAGAAAGTCGGAGGAAAGTGTCTGAGTGCTGGCCTCGAAGCGATCGAAGCTGTTAGAgaaaaaaacgaaaagacactgttgaaaagcttaGAGGAGATTGCTCAAGGAATAGATCAGCTTGGCTCGCTGCTTATGAGAATGGAGGAAATGTGTGATCCTCACGTTTTCTACTACAGAATAAGACCCTACTTGGCGGGCTGGAGGAACATGGCGGACGCGGGCCTGCCTAAGGGAGTTAAATATGGACTTGACGGGCAGTATCAACAGTATGCAGGTGGTTCTAACGCACAAAGCTCTCTGATCCAAGCGCTAGATATATTACTTGGCGTGGAACATTTTTCCATGGGTCAAAAGCCATCTCAAGGAAATTCGATGTCAGCAAAATCTGGGAGCAATCCATTCATTAACGAAATGAGAAAATACATGCCCCTAGAGCACCGCGAGTTTTTAATATGCTTAACCAAGGTTTCCAACGTGAAGGACTATGTTTTCAACCATAAGTCTAATGAGAAGCTTACCCTAGCATTTGATGCTTGTTTGGCGATGTTGAAGTCTTTCCGCGACAAGCACATCCAGATAGTTTCCCGCTACGTTGTTCTACAGgccaacaagaagcccCTACCTGGTAAGTCAAAGACTTTAAGAAGCGGGCTTTCCAAGGGTCAAGGGAAGAAGGAGCAAAAAGGTACAGGCGGCACATCTCTGattccatttttgaaacagtGCCGTGATGAAACTGGCAGTGTTGCGGCGAGCGATTGGGGCAGAAAGATTCTAAGCACCGGTGTTCTGACTGTTCAGAACTCTAGCAGTATCACGGGCATCCGCAAGAGGTCGAGCTCTAGTGAAGAAGGCGAGGCCATCACGACAAAACGTGTCAAACTTGGCCTGGCCGGTGACTGGGGTTCTGCtgacgatgacgatgacgatgacatCGTAAGTCGCTCAGGAGGCCACTGGTAG
- the MIX23 gene encoding Mix23p (similar to uniprot|P38162 Saccharomyces cerevisiae YBL107C Hypothetical ORF) yields MLDHLTLKTPAGIIETDLKTGKNDNVTIEALTMTREKCMSRELVDSFFRLLRHNSDDVIKQKLNNIDNLSSKAKEARCGDFVQRELFPSWDLRHEAINFCEREAQLMKKEIDGRFGSSHTVERPVLDARMDPYAAADSLSQKESYYHDWRELTRWIQNQREIEEILQKNGASVLNRACDPDVAYIDAFKKFQLSLGKK; encoded by the coding sequence ATGCTGGACCACTTAACCCTTAAGACTCCCGCCGGAATCATCGAAACAGATCTGAAAACTGGGAAAAATGACAACGTAACAATTGAGGCTTTAACAATGACGCGGGAAAAGTGTATGAGCCGTGAGTTAGTAGATTCCTTCTTCAGACTTCTGAGGCACAACAGCGACGACGTaatcaaacaaaagctcaatAATATCGACAACCTGAGCTCAAAGGCCAAGGAAGCCCGATGTGGAGACTTTGTTCAGCGCGAACTGTTCCCAAGTTGGGACTTGCGTCATGAAGCAATAAACTTTTGTGAACGTGAAGCGCAACTtatgaagaaggagatcGACGGTCGTTTTGGATCAAGCCACACGGTTGAGCGACCCGTTCTCGATGCGCGTATGGACCCTTATGCAGCTGCCGACAGTTTATCGCAAAAGGAATCCTACTACCACGACTGGAGAGAACTGACTCGATGGATCCAAAATCAGcgtgaaattgaagaaattttaCAAAAGAATGGCGCAAGTGTTCTGAACAGGGCTTGCGACCCAGATGTTGCATATATTGAcgcattcaaaaagtttcagTTATCGTTAGGAAAGAAATAA
- the PKC1 gene encoding protein kinase C (similar to uniprot|P24583 Saccharomyces cerevisiae YBL105C PKC1 Protein Kinase C) has product MLTQVEQEIRRKIERELNIIQGASQLKKKTDNVMVIQKCNTNIREAQQNIQYLEETLKKLQISSDQVERNPSQQRASQVYGQLSTIAPDEHSFSRLDLMKYDCPSLSQRIQYMLQQLEFKLQVEQQYQEANEKLTKLYQIDGDQRSSSAAEGGSRESKQRINLLKKSLKKYQAINVDLDQFRHQGESSHATQPKFRRKQLTGVLSIGVTAIRDVDHVQSPLFSRKPDTFITIKIDDTVKAKTKPSRNGRWHESFNINVGKGNEVELTVYDRVNDQTVPVAQMWLLLSDIAEEIRKKKAEQSAPIDWNPAAGVTSSSEHSTKQANAGAENADRRLGATSEDIASPSQEAALSQPVTTSLWFVLEPAGQILLNLGFSKSSAPTDKHLIGGLHRHGAIINRKEEVYEQHGHHFVQKSFYNIMCCAYCGDFLRYSGFQCQDCKFLCHKKCYNHVVTKCIAKSSSDTDPDEAKLNHRIPHRFEPISNRGTKWCCHCGYILPWGKKNLRKCSECGIMCHVQCAHLVPDFCGMSMGMANKILTAIQDTKRSQEQRQKLQVSPPKHQYPGAELSKKTSRVSERSFETKQLPVSPTQKNLSDVRLGRIDVAAEDQRSDKQRFTETAQKTKIKPTASETERNGVINERLNNFIEENADYEAFTQGAGSLQLQDLDTKTRSLDPSLASGLASDKPDLSTQENDLSRDNETSILLEQQRDAQLERARDHQGFTEFDDSYDDAMVPLETKRSSFNNTMSTQVDPGAQLPQKWQITPEPEEIPQKTEEHTTKAYKEQRHQDLSDAKLVQITPQQSADALTKSQQSSPEAPQTGGRHKRKAPKRRKISLDDFVLLKVLGKGNFGKVLLAESKNNERLCAIKVLKKDHIIKNHDIESARAEKKVFLLATKAKHPFLTNLYCSFQTENRIYFAMEFIGGGDLMWHVQNQRLSVRRAKFYAAEVLLALKYFHDNGVIYRDLKLENILLTPEGHIKIADYGLCKDEMWFGNKTSTFCGTPEFMAPEILKEQEYTKAVDWWAFGVLLYQMLLCQSPFSGDDEDEVFNAILTDEPLYPIDMAGDIVQIFQGLLTKDPERRLGAGPRDAAEVMAEPFFRNINFDDILHKRVQPPYIPEIKAADDTSYFEKEFTSAPPTLTPLPSVLSSSLQEEFRGFSFMPDDLLL; this is encoded by the coding sequence ATGCTGACACAAGTTGAGCAGGAGATTCGACGCAAGATCGAGAGAGAGCTTAACATCATACAAGGAGCCTcgcagctgaagaaaaaaacagaCAATGTTATGGTGATACAGAAATGTAACACCAATATTCGGGAGGCTCAGCAAAACATTCAGTATCTGGAAGAAACactcaagaagcttcaaatcaGCAGTGATCAAGTTGAAAGGAACCCCTCACAGCAGCGTGCCAGCCAAGTCTACGGCCAACTGTCTACGATTGCGCCAGATGAACATTCATTCTCCCGGCTGGATTTAATGAAGTACGACTGCCCTTCGCTCTCACAACGTATACAGTACATGTTACAACAGCTCGAATTCAAACTACAAGTTGAGCAACAGTACCAAGAGGCCAACGAGAAACTCACGAAGTTGTATCAAATTGATGGCGACCAGCGCAGCAGTTCAGCCGCAGAGGGTGGGTCAAGAGAATCGAAACAAAGGATCAACTTGCtaaagaagtctttgaaaaaatatCAGGCAATCAATGTTGACCTAGATCAGTTTAGACACCAGGGCGAGTCTTCGCATGCAACTCAGCCCAAGTTTAGACGAAAGCAACTGACTGGCGTACTCAGCATTGGCGTCACTGCCATTCGAGACGTGGATCATGTGCAATCACCCTTATTCTCTCGAAAGCCTGACACCTTTATTACCATCAAAATTGACGACACCGTTAAAGCCAAGACCAAACCTTCTCGCAACGGTAGGTGGCacgaaagcttcaacatAAACGTCGGGAAAGGcaatgaagttgaacttACAGTCTACGATAGAGTCAACGACCAAACAGTTCCTGTTGCTCAAATGTGGCTCTTGCTTTCTGACATTGCGGAGGAGATTCGTAAGAAAAAAGCAGAGCAATCAGCTCCGATAGATTGGAATCCTGCTGCTGGAGTAACAAGCTCCTCAGAACATAGCACAAAACAAGCTAATGCAGGGGCTGAAAATGCAGACAGGCGCTTGGGGGCTACTTCCGAAGATATTGCCAGCCCTAGTCAGGAAGCGGCTTTGTCGCAGCCCGTTACTACAAGCCTATGGTTTGTGCTAGAGCCTGCTGGACAAATTCTATTGAATCTCGGCTTTAGCAAGTCCTCTGCGCCCACTGATAAACATCTCATCGGAGGATTGCATCGTCATGGCGCGATAATCAacagaaaagaagaggtttaCGAGCAGCATGGCCATcactttgttcaaaagtctTTCTACAATATTATGTGCTGTGCTTACTGTGGCGATTTTCTTCGGTATAGTGGCTTCCAATGCCAAGACTGTAAGTTCCTTTGTCACAAGAAATGTTACAACCACGTTGTTACGAAGTGCATTGCAAAATCTAGCAGTGACACCGATCCGGATGAAGCTAAACTCAACCACAGAATTCCACATAGGTTTGAGCCGATTTCTAACCGGGGTACAAAGTGGTGTTGCCACTGCGGGTACATTTTGCCATGGGGCAAAAAGAATTTACGAAAGTGCTCGGAGTGTGGCATCATGTGTCATGTTCAGTGTGCCCATCTTGTGCCAGACTTCTGCGGCATGTCCATGGGTATGGCCAATAAAATCTTGACTGCAATCCAAGATACAAAAAGGTCACAGGAACAGAGACAAAAGCTGCAGGTCTCACCTCCAAAACACCAATACCCAGGTGCTGAGTTATCGAAGAAGACAAGCAGGGTTTCCGAACGAAGCTTTGAAACAAAGCAACTGCCAGTATCGCCAACACAGAAGAATCTTTCGGACGTACGCTTGGGACGTATTGATGTAGCGGCAGAAGACCAAAGAAGTGATAAACAAAGATTTACGgaaactgctcaaaagaCCAAGATCAAACCAACAGCTTCTGAGACAGAAAGAAATGGAGTTATCAATGAGCGCCTCAATAACttcattgaagaaaacgcCGACTACGAGGCATTTACACAGGGTGCAGGCAGTCTTCAATTACAGGATCTTGACACTAAGACGCGTTCTTTGGATCCTTCGCTTGCTTCAGGGCTCGCTTCAGATAAGCCAGATCTGTCTACACAAGAGAATGATTTGAGCCGTGATAATGAAACAAGTATTTTGCTTGAACAACAACGCGATGCgcagcttgaaagagcaAGAGATCACCAAGGATTCACTGAATTTGATGATTCATACGATGATGCAATGGTGCCATTAGAAACCAAGCGTTCTTCCTTTAACAACACCATGAGCACTCAAGTTGACCCTGGCGCACAGCTACCtcaaaaatggcaaattACCCCAGAGCCTGAAGAAATCCCACAAAAGACAGAAGAACATACTACGAAGGCTTACAAAGAGCAACGCCACCAAGATTTAAGCGATGCAAAGCTTGTTCAAATCACGCCCCAGCAAAGTGCAGACGCACTTACAAAATCTCAGCAATCCTCACCAGAGGCCCCACAAACGGGCGGGAGACATAAAAGGAAAGCGCCAAAACGTCGTAAGATCTCTCTGGATGACTTCGTTCTATTGAAGGTACTAGGGAAAGGGAATTTCGGGAAAGTGCTTTTGGCTGAATCTAAAAATAACGAACGGTTGTGTGCTATCAAAGTTCTTAAGAAGGATCACATAATCAAAAACCATGATATTGAAAGCgcaagagctgaaaagaaGGTGTTTTTGTTGGCCACCAAGGCCAAACATCCATTCTTGACAAATCTTTACTGCTCTTTCCAGACAGAGAACCGCATTTATTTTGCCATGGAATTTATTGGAGGTGGAGATCTAATGTGGCAcgttcaaaaccaaaggCTCTCGGTTAGGAGAGCCAAATTTTATGCCGCCGAAGTCTTACTGGCACTCAAGTACTTTCACGACAATGGTGTAATTTATCgagacttgaagcttgaaaacaTTCTTCTAACGCCTGAGGGCCATATCAAGATCGCAGATTATGGGTTATGCAAGGATGAAATGTGGTTCGGCAACAAAACATCTACGTTTTGCGGCACGCCCGAGTTCATGGCACCCGAAATCCTCAAAGAGCAGGAATACACGAAGGCTGTGGATTGGTGGGCTTTCGGTGTTTTGCTTTATCAAATGCTTCTTTGCCAGTCTCCGTTCTCTGGagatgacgaggacgaagTATTCAATGCCATTCTGACAGATGAGCCTTTGTATCCTATCGACATGGCTGGTGATATTGTACAAATCTTTCAAGGCCTTTTGACAAAGGACCCCGAGAGGCGTTTGGGGGCTGGTCCTCGTGACGCAGCTGAGGTCATGGCCGAGCCCTTTTTCAGGAACATAAACTTTGACGATATACTCCATAAGCGAGTCCAGCCACCATACATCCCAGAGATCAAGGCTGCTGACGATACTTCCTACTTCGAGAAGGAATTTACTTCCGCTCCACCTACTTTGACTCCTTTACCGTCGGTCTTGAGCTCAAGTTTGCAAGAAGAATTCCGCGGCTTTTCGTTTATGCCAGATGACCTGCTGCTATGA
- a CDS encoding KLTH0C05456p (similar to uniprot|P38163 Saccharomyces cerevisiae YBL106C SRO77 Suppressor of defect in the small GTPase Rho3p yeast homolog of the Drosphila tumor suppressor lethal giant larvae or similar to YPR032W uniprot|Q12038 Saccharomyces cerevisiae YPR032W SRO7 Suppressor of rho3 yeast homolog of the Drosphila tumor suppressor lethal giant larvae) — protein MFRSRKLKVVSNAIKSASSSDVSAGLNSKMFEVREISRYGMNGSVKTFAFDPVQSLLAIATDAGEIHVFGKQQVEVVFTLDSKTIIRELRFVKGIYLIARDSKDSILILSLYSKKVLTAFYAPGKISCVETDPSLEWILIGLQSGATVIYDIDKDCLSPLRIENLQKAYMPKAHLSPVVSIQWNPRDYGTILISYRLVTVIYSLVENNVKQHFVYELPPYAPGGDLTGNLDVCRTPPVTQSLYHPNSLHVMTVHEDGSLVFWDANSGKLIQARTLFDTDVNEPRNAINRATVKPSPILQVSWICKANPEYTSLLIAGGSIDGEQSCHNLTMIDLGVTPMYSMTSYEKMSTYYANPIQQKIFPIPNEASVVGFLPLARKSCHFSGNHDPAVILVLLDDGEIETLLYPSGSVSYKASLFPQSISWIRPVATKCVATSVPKKLWLGMMSSTYNKDFLLKGGAPVKKPLRVHDTRSALATGHKNGSVRIWDASHGELDDSSVFDVSVSHALNKADGVAISDISFASETAELAVSTEEGDVVLFKFQANQFFGASESTNEMEINFRRFSLSKTKEVIVDISDRAPRKLREGFMPICAIHAEIGKVSSLKNSNIGFVGIGYEDGTFMVIDRRGPALIFSSNIRKTTQEKSSFVTCIDFSIAQFGEEKYSSILISCGTDAGEVLIFKILPDPSGRFMVQYVDLMKTNDNGPIVALESTSKETGASCSATIPLMQELSKGIPVPAFTMACGAYDIRLFTAGRSRDTHRVYKCPIATAGQSFIRLPQGEKSTKQFATVIVCLLTNGEIKILNVPELRELKSTAMPMPVQAKYIRESSILRNGDIVVRVGKCEASLLTALKQTASNADGSDMDLANGATDSLYNPVLRIECRPQVNSLQWVRGSIHVKRSDLDKLMGTDVKPAKYEEATIANGTISHDPQEKVENSHQLSPTSSTHHYKAPVRHATRGEGYVNMKSLSRAMENGMDNLEGRFNDYAAATSESINQALEQTGSDLVKGAFKAKMGF, from the coding sequence ATGTTTCGAAGCCGGAAGTTAAAGGTTGTGTCAAATGCCATCAAGTCGGCTTCCAGCAGCGATGTATCCGCTGGTCTGAACTCTAAAATGTTTGAAGTTCGTGAAATTAGCCGTTACGGTATGAATGGGAGTGTAAAAACTTTCGCATTCGACCCAGTCCAGAGTTTACTGGCGATAGCTACTGATGCTGGCGAGATTCACGTTTTTGGTAAACAACAGGTTGAGGTGGTTTTTACCCTAGATTCAAAAACTATTATTAGGGAGCTTCGATTTGTTAAAGGAATTTACCTGATAGCAAGAGATTCCAAGGACTCTATTTTGATATTGTCGCTTTATTCTAAGAAGGTTTTGACAGCATTCTACGCGCCAGGTAAGATTTCATGTGTTGAAACCGACCCATCTCTCGAATGGATTTTAATTGGTTTACAGAGCGGCGCCACAGTGATATATGACATTGACAAGGATTGCTTATCTCCACTTCGAATTGAAAACCTGCAAAAGGCTTATATGCCGAAGGCACATCTTTCGCCAGTTGTATCTATTCAATGGAACCCTAGAGATTACGGCACCATCCTTATTTCTTACAGGCTTGTGACAGTAATTTACTCATTGGTTGAAAATAATGTGAAGCAGCACTTTGTTTACGAACTTCCACCATATGCGCCTGGCGGGGACTTAACAGGAAATCTGGATGTTTGCAGAACACCGCCAGTAACCCAATCGTTATACCACCCAAACTCTCTACATGTTATGACCGTTCACGAGGATGGTTCCCTCGTCTTTTGGGACGCAAATAGCGGGAAATTGATCCAGGCGAGAACACTTTTTGACACCGATGTTAATGAACCTAGAAATGCCATTAACAGGGCTACCGTAAAACCTTCTCCCATACTGCAGGTCTCCTGGATTTGCAAGGCTAACCCAGAGTACACATCTCTGCTGATTGCTGGGGGCTCTATCGATGGTGAGCAATCTTGCCATAACTTAACCATGATTGATTTAGGAGTAACCCCCATGTACTCAATGACATCTTATGAAAAAATGAGTACTTACTACGCTAATCCTATCCAACAAAAGATTTTCCCCATACCAAACGAAGCATCCGTGGTGGGGTTTTTACCATTGGCACGTAAATCATGCCACTTCTCGGGTAATCATGACCCGGCAGTTATACTGGTCTTGCTTGATGACGGCGAAATAGAAACACTTCTCTATCCCTCCGGCAGTGTCTCATACAAAGCATCGCTATTTCCACAAAGCATATCATGGATTAGGCCTGTCGCTACTAAGTGCGTCGCAACTTCTGTGCCTAAGAAACTGTGGCTGGGAATGATGTCCTCGACCTACAACaaagatttcttgcttAAAGGAGGCGCACCTGTCAAGAAGCCACTGAGAGTTCATGACACAAGATCAGCGCTAGCCACTGGCCACAAAAATGGGTCCGTGAGAATCTGGGACGCTTCACACGGAGAGTTGGATGACAGTTCCGTTTTCGACGTTAGCGTATCACACGCCCTAAATAAAGCGGACGGCGTAGCAATCAGCGATATATCGTTTGCTTCTGAAACCGCAGAATTGGCTGTCTCCACTGAGGAGGGTGATGTTGTTTTGTTTAAATTTCAAGCAAACCAGTTCTTTGGTGCTAGTGAGAGCACCAATGAGATGGAGATCAATTTCAGGAGATTTTCATTGAgtaaaacaaaagaagtcATTGTTGATATATCAGATAGAGCACCTCGGAAGCTACGAGAGGGGTTCATGCCAATATGCGCTATCCACGCAGAAATTGGTAAGGTTTCATCGCTGAAGAATAGTAATATTGGTTTCGTGGGGATTGGCTACGAGGATGGTACATTTATGGTCATTGATAGAAGGGGTCCAGCCTTAATCTTTTCCTCAAATATTAGGAAGACTACTCAagagaagagctcttttgtCACTTGTATTGATTTCTCCATTGCTCAATTTGGGGAGGAAAAGTACTCCAGTATCCTCATTTCTTGTGGAACAGACGCGGGTGAGGTCTTGATTTTTAAAATACTTCCCGATCCTAGTGGGCGTTTCATGGTCCAGTATGTTGATCTGATGAAAACTAATGACAATGGCCCTATCGTTGCTCTTGAATCTACCAGCAAAGAAACGGGCGCATCCTGCTCTGCTACCATACCATTGATGCAAGAGCTTTCTAAAGGAATTCCAGTTCCTGCATTTACGATGGCTTGTGGGGCATACGATATTCGCTTGTTCACTGCTGGAAGGTCTAGAGATACGCATAGAGTTTACAAATGTCCAATTGCAACCGCTGGTCAGTCCTTTATACGCTTGCCACAAGGAGAAAAGAGCACCAAACAATTTGCGACTGTTATTGTGTGCTTGTTGACTAACGGAGAAATTAAGATTCTCAACGTTCCAGAGCTCAGAGAATTGAAGTCCACTGCCATGCCCATGCCGGTACAAGCTAAGTACATCCGAGAGTCGTCTATACTGCGAAATGGTGATATAGTCGTTCGTGTTGGGAAGTGTGAGGCTAGTCTTCTGACGGCGCTAAAGCAAACAGCTTCCAACGCTGACGGATCCGATATGGATTTGGCAAACGGCGCTACCGATTCTTTATACAACCCTGTTCTGCGCATTGAGTGCAGACCGCAGGTTAATTCTTTACAGTGGGTGCGCGGATCAATTCACGTTAAAAGAAGTGATCTGGACAAGCTGATGGGGACCGACGTCAAGCCGGCCAAATATGAAGAAGCTACCATCGCGAATGGCACCATATCCCACGATCCCCAAGAAAAGGTCGAGAATTCGCACCAGCTTTCTCCTACATCTTCTACCCACCATTATAAAGCTCCTGTGCGACATGCCACCAGAGGAGAAGGGTACGTCAATATGAAATCATTGTCACGGGCGATGGAGAATGGAATGGACAACTTGGAGGGCCGGTTCAACGACTACGCTGCTGCTACAAGTGAGTCAATCAATCAAGCCCTTGAGCAGACAGGCTCAGACCTCGTGAAGGGAGCTTTTAAGGCCAAGATGGGCTTTTAA